The following proteins are co-located in the Camelina sativa cultivar DH55 chromosome 12, Cs, whole genome shotgun sequence genome:
- the LOC104733924 gene encoding ubiquitin-conjugating enzyme E2 2-like codes for MAHLSSSHLRSGLKDLNRDLSPNVTAVTVDDDIFRWEATLIGPVCFVTKICHPNISDNGGIYLRVLRAAYWHPMSIVLLFKRLVENLIEPEVNDEDQINENLANLYKSDRTRFEAMAREMTNQYAGRGN; via the exons ATGGCCCATCTTTCTTCAAGCCATCTAAGGTCTGGGTTGAAAGATCTGAACAGGGATCTTTCGCCAAACGTCACAGCAG TAACTGTTGATGACGACATTTTCCGTTGGGAGGCTACTTTAATCGGACCG GTTTGTTTCGTCACAAAAATTTGCCACCCAAACATATCAGATAATGGAGGCATATACTTAAGAGTGTTGAGGGCCGCCTATTGGCATCCCATGTCGATTGTTTTGCTTTTCAAGAGATTAGTGGAGAATTTGATTGAACCAGAGGTCAATGATGAGGACCAGATCAATGAAAATCTTGCCAACCTCTACAAATCTGATAGGACAAGGTTTGAAGCAATGGCTAGAGAGATGACAAACCAATACGCTGGGAGAGGAAACTGA